The sequence AGCTCCTGATGGATAGCCTCGACTTGATCGAGGAAAGACGAGACCAAGCCTTGCTTCGCATTCAAAATTATCAGCAAGCAATGGCACGACACTACAATTCCAAAGTAAGGCCCCGACAGTTCGCCGTAGGGGACCTAGTGCTTAGGAAAGTGTTCGAAGGAACAAAGGAACCGGGAGCTGGAAAGTTAGGaaccaactgggaaggaccctaccgAATTATCCACATAGTACGACCCGGAGTTTACAAACTCCAGAAGGTACGAACCGGGGTACCTGAAATCCGATCGTGGAATGCCACGAACCTCAAAAGATACTATCATTAGGTACCTAAAACCCCTgaactacgtttggcttgatcccttgactgggtacgtaggcaactccGTCATGAGTGCAGCCCCAACCTCTTCTCACCAACCTCCTCACCTAAGCCAAAGGGGCAGGTGTTACCAAGAACACTTAGCCTAAAAATAGTTACTGTGTAAATAATCTGAATCATGTATTCTCTGATATCTGATATTAATAAAACGATTGATTCAGTTTCATAAACATCAAAGGTCTTAAAACCCTCCAAGAAAATTTAGGTCCCCCTAAATCGGGACCTAAGCTCAACAATCTCGAATACATTCAGGTCCCTGAAAACCTGAAcctaaggtcttaaaatccttaatacacccaaaggtcttaaaatccttaacataaactaaggtcttaaaatccttaacaatcagcaaggtcctaaaatccttaacaatcaaccaggtcctaaaatcctaatcaaaaccaaaaggtcttgaaacccttatcaaaatcgaaaggtcttaaaatcctaaaGAATCAGGAAAATCCCGAAATTCCTCAATTCCATCCGTTAAACTTCAAAGGCCTCGAAGTCCTTCGAATTAACTCAGGTCCCTATGAATCTAAATCCAGGTTCCTACGAACCTGAACAACCAGGTCCCAGAACCTTTCGAATCGGACTCAGGTCCCCGAGCTAAAATCAAGAACTTCTCTTTAAGGTTATCACGACCGAATATCCATTAAGCTAAATGCTTATCATAAATTAAGACTAAAGGTCCTAATCCGACTCAACGATGACAGCACACAACTCATCTGAGATTCGCAATCACTATGATTAAATGAAACGAGGTTAagttcaaaaacttaaaacagaaATAATAGCCACGATTTAAACATAAGAAAGGGTTTAAAAGCCTCCCCAGGCTATTGAAATCCAGCAAgtgttaaggtttaaaggcctCCTCAGGCACTAAGTCATAATGCATAACGAAACAAAGCCCTTAGGCCGAAGtcttaaaaacacaaaacataaagcTAAAAGAGCCGTAGCTCtcaatcttccttctcttcctgAATCGGATCACCAGCACCGGCAGGAACTCCCTCATCGACCACATTGCCATCACCTCCTATTGCTGCCTCGACTGGAGCTAAGTCAGGAGCCATCAAACCCAAATTAGAGCCATACTCCCCAGAAAAggatggattaaacatgttaATCTCGAAAGTACCTGAACTCTCCGAGATCTGGGGAAGAGGAAGCTTGCTGACCGAGAAGTCAGAGACTTGAGCCTTCTCATACGCAGTTGTCGCTTCTGGTAATAAGGCCACCAATTGGTTGTACTCCTCTTCAACGCTTTGGATCTTGTTGTTCAGCATATCCTTCAAGAGGTCGGCATTAGCTTGGAGCTCCTGAGCGTACACCAAGGCGTTGACCTCATCTTTCTTCCTAGCAAACTTCTCCTTAACACAGACCAGGATCTTGCCGTAAGCTTCGGCGACTTCTTTCTTCCCTTCCCTGACAGCCAGCTTGACTTCAGCTTCCTTGTTCTTCTGGCTATCCTGGGATGAGGCAATGAGCTCACGTACTTGATGCTCAGCTATCTTTCGAGCAGCCTCCAAATCATTGATCCTCCTGCTCTTCACCTGGATATCGAGCTTTTGACTCTCGATCTCTCCTTGCTGAGCATCGGCCTTCGAGCCTAGCCTCGTCACTTCGGCTTCGAGTTCAGAAATTCGAACCCGGGCTTGGTCAAGATCGGCTTTGGCTGCCTTAACCATCTCGGTAACCTCAGCAAGTTCACCAGCATTGGGGGCAGCACACAGAGCATTCTCAAACCTGAGCTGGGCCCTGTTAACAGCCCCAGCCAACTgcaataaatccaaaaaaatatatatatatcatcgtctCCAAAGAATGTAAACAAAGAACAGATAGAGATCACGTACCTGACCCATACAGTGGGCAATATCGAGATACTCATCTCGGTTAGTCAGGTCCTTGAGCGCTGGAAGGGGACATCCCACGCTCTTCAGGTGCCTCATTATCGCAGCTAGGCCCCAAGAGTCGTCCAGGATCGACCCAGGCTTCGAATGGGTAAAGCTCCACCCAACAGTCCCTCCtctagaggacgaggaagaagaacggGTGGGAGCTCCGCCCTGATCGGTCCTGGGCCTCTTGTGTCTCGACGGCTCGACCTCAGAGGTACCCTTCGGAGCCTGGTAGTCAGCCTCCGGCACCTGGACCTCAGGGAGAGGAGCAGCATCCTGAGCTACAACCTCAGTTGGAGTAGTCTCGACAACAGGTTTGGATCCTCCGTCGTCCAAAACTTCCTTCATTGAGATAAGGAACGATCCTCCTTGGTTCCTGTCGCTTCCACGAGAAGCACTGGCAGCTTTAGAGGGGTTACCCCTAGAACGGAATGATGGTCGCAGAGTCATGTCACCTGGCTGAGACTTTTCAGTTCCCGAAGCACTAGCACCAGTTGAGATCGATACAACTGAATCGCCTGCCGAAACTGGAACAATGGAAATCCTTAAGTTTAAAAACTTCAAAGCGATAAAATCATTGAAAAGGTTCGAACAAGAACTTACTCTCAAGGTTCTCAGCAGGAATGGGATCTTGGAAAGAGGCGTTGTAGGTATCTGGGAATCTGGCTGCACTTATTCGAGAAGTGGTGTAGGCTACCCAGGTACAGGGACTCTGCTGCAACTTGCGGTATAGAGCCCTGGTGAGCTTGGTAGAGAGCTTCGGAGGATCTTCGATTTCTGCAAGTAAATCAGAGCAAAAAGGTTACTCGGCCATAAATGAATAAAACGGAAAAAGCATATCCCTAGAATTCCTAACCAGATGGATTAGTCCAAGTGACCCTAAGGTTCCGACCCACAGGAACCGTCGAAGGATCAACTTTAACGTAAAAATACTTCTTCCTCCAGTCATCATCACTACTAGAGAATCTGAAGATAACATGATTGGGACGACTAGGGAGGTAGTAGGTCCCGGTACCACCCTCCTTAGAGGCGCTTTCCTTCAGGGAAAAGAGGCTCATAAGTTCGGTAAGACCGACGCTAACCCCCTCCTCTTTGGACCTAGTGATAAAGCCGTTTATCACCCGGATAACCGAGGGACAGAGTTGGGAAAGGGCTAACTGATAATGATCTAGTAGATCAAGCAGTAGGGTCGGAAGAGGAAATCTCAAGTGAGACTTGGAGATGTACTTCTCATGGCAACAGAACCAACCCTCCGGAGCGGTCTCGGGGGTTTCGTCGGAATTACAGGCACGGCCAAGCTCCTTTTGGCCGAGAGCTTGAACCATGAGGTTAACCACGTCTTGATTTTTCAGCAACGAAGGCGAGTGAGGACTGCTCCCACTAGAATCGTCTTTCTTCTTCCGTTTAGAAACTCTGGTCGCGATTGCCTCCCTGGCTGTCTTTTTCCCCTTCCTCATCTTGGCTCCGACTTCTTGCTTAACTTTCAGTAGTTTAGCTCCAGAAGCAGAGGGAGGCATCCCGGATTCCCCGGAACCTTCTTTCGGATGATCCATAGTATGGGAAGGTTAAGGAGAAAATCGATTGCAAGGTTTGGGAGAGAATTTGCAGAGAAAAGTAACGAGGAAGATAAAAAAATCGCAGTAAAataaagagagaggagagaagttACCTTGAAAACCGAACGGAGGCGTGGAGAAAGTGGGAGGCTAGCAGTTAATGTTCACCGCTTTATATCCCATCACCTCTCGAGATTCGGAAAAGTCATTTCAAACCCTCTCCATCTGAACCGTAGATTCTGCCAAACGTAATAAAGACCGTTAGATCGAGTAAGCTGAATCTAAATAGGATAAGAACTAATCATTATCTTAACGAAAAGATAAGATCGATAGCTAGATTCTAGCTTCCGAGACAAAGGATTTTATTCGGAAGCTGGGGGCAACTGTTGGACCCGAATATGACCCTCAGGTGAGGTACCGATAAGCGTGAGCTAGCATGTGGGTTGCGATAAGCCCATCATAACAAAGGGAGCTGAAAGCCGAGCTGACGACTGGACCTGGGAGACATCATAGCAGAGGTCACGACAGAAAGTGAGCTAACAccttaagagactcggtcaagaGGAGCCTAAAGCGAGTTCCGTAATTGAAGCCGAATATCTCGGAGAACAGTTGAAGGGTTGCCAACGAAACCTAGACTATATAAAGAcggagaagataaaagacaagccatctcttttccatatatcaacttttgtactagattaaaagcattacgtattctttagtaatcatctcaagatacattcctttgtattcatcatctttcaactcatcaataaaatcatattcattcttcaagtttatttacgggattcagcccacgattctcattcatctctcttgacctaacctaaatctaagaagtgaaaccttgtctctcacaagcggtatatgttccatttgaagaagatggtgaaaaatttaagtagggtggaagtaactatagtcgcacagatgatcaatgaagaaacttcaaactttgccgagtactactttccagcagaagttcagaccaaaaacagaagacctgctcggcatgatgatagaggcgaacgggcaacatatcatgttacggttccagacattttcacagacattggacgacttagcggaaaaccaaaggaccgtcgacttactgagcaggagcgcagtcatttgcaaacatatttgctcaccaactgcgaagacgttctacaatatgagaggtaaataaatgagcttacaaatttttattttaacaagttgaaatttaaatcttaattaattacattattgtcatcatatacatgatttccatggcagaaaagcggttcgagtatagatacgccacagaggacgaactagaagaaatgaagcagagagaatttactggatggatgtttacttatgtgagtgctttaaacaaattaaaatatattttatcacatatttatactaattcacatttattgatataacatatatatatgtgatattAATAGGTGtttgctggtttggccagaggtgaaacatttgacgattggatacgtgagatggttgttggaccaaactttgttgtgaagtcatatccgagattttgtactcgaggatatgaattcacaactcagaagaggagacgttcgagtacgacttatgatgctggcgtttgttctgcatcaggagatgatgtatactacggacacatacatgagattttggaaatcaagtatttgggcatggttggattgtgctgtactgttttctattgtgattggcacgacaacactccagatcgaggtgtgagaacagatgcattttgtgttacatcagtaaattcgaggcgaaagctgcaatattatgatcctttcattcttgcttctcaggccgatcaggtaattaaatgttaattattcagaatgattcatcatcatgtgtattaatttataatttttctaaatgttacaggtttgttatattaagtacccccgggtaaggaacaaagatgatccatgggttactgttacaagactcaacccgagaggccgagttcagggaagttctgagctggaagacccactacaaccaagcacatccggcaacttaagtgcagcagaagatttagctggagttggccttgttgtcgatttaaccgactttggagaggaagccgtcgttcacgtagaggatgaaccagtgattggagagtttcaccaagatccagattcagattcatctggtgatgatgactcggaaacagactaccattgatttttttttttttttttaagaaataccgagaaaattccgaggaacacttgatataacctctttcctcggatattagttatttggtttatctagcaaggcaaagctgaatacgaattaaaaactactcaaaacacaaccaaataaaacgaagaaaccatgtaaaagaaatacgaactcataattaagaaaaaaaaaactaagttcaaaattaacagaaaataagaccataaaacgttagaatagaaaagaaaataaaatagcgcggtcggaaatcaaatggcaatactggctggtgatagctcctactcctcgtctcctgctccagatgttcctgcatcgttgggtctcttggacctctttcttaccctgtgtgtaccactcgaacccgaaccagagctggatggagagttgtcccgatgaactacatcatccttttggcaacgacacggcctgatacgtgaaatggcagcccagatcttgtgtagcatgtcgttgtttgtctttatgctctgatctctccaatgttgttgctggcgcgaagtggcgttcggtggaagctcttgcagcttgtactggctggagtctgatgggagtagctgatggggttgtgaatcatctgaaATGGCTTGTgtagcctcatcttctccttcttcatcaaccacggccttgcctttggtctgatattttggcgtgaagaaggatggcttgtctactagtgcggtagtagggggtaggaactcaactgcagcctctgaaagtagagcagtcaggccgatctgaggcaggtggcagtagagtgttttcttcgctcggtcctggaatacgtagacgtaaggaccatcccgatcgatcctcgagtggggaccagctatgaactccttacttacaagagaaatgacatccaggtagttccaagcaatgttgttcgatctgtccagtgctacctgctggttctcgcagtctacacccacatgtctaaggatccgagtaatcactgcaccaaatccacatgcattgctcttgtatttggttactttccccttgtatcctgctaagtttacggccagcaccgctcccatgttgaaggcagtagcaggtgggaatgtagagtttccaaatgccggtagcaaatgcctcacaccttggtacaggaggcacaactcccattgcgtgactgatgcggctgtggttgtcccgtatagcaatgagccaatgaggcgtgtggcatatctcagtactgggctccggataagtgactcctttgcctgagaagatctataaacccctgtgccaatcgtttcccagaagttcaacagctctgaagtccaataaagaccagatgtcctctcccctacactcaatccaaatagtccgcagaggtttctgaaagatacctcatagtatactttctgcactacgaatgccagaaaaccttcctgatggctatcatcgggacggctgacgtatgcggatgctatgaactggcgtaccaactccggataagtgggttcgttgaggttgcatagttggcctagacccatgttctagaacagcccttcaatgtctgctttgattcccaatattgtcatcgtctcaggacatgctagttgtgtagccggaacggctaccttcttcatgttgttgtagtgggtggtatcagacttatcccacttctctggcctttgcttctctcgctgagacgaaccctcttcttgtgtgttcttctttgctgatgttttcgtgcgcttcattctctacaaaatagaatcattgctctcaacatggttataatcaattaagaactcaaagcaacatgaaaatgaaaggcgaaatcgagttgtgaataaaaaaaaccaaattgaaaaaaattctcaatccctaaatcatctcaaatcctgttccaaactcgttgatcacagacaattgtgttatatttcatgtttaaacatctgtttcatgcatatttgatcaaggaatcaacacggaaataaaaaattcacaaaacccaaaaaattgctcaagaacacgatttcagaatgtggagattcgtggagtatacctgtcttagggtgaaaacgagtgtaggaatcaggtagagctcgaaaaatcaaggggaatagagcccaaaattgttcaaatcggatgattatagagagagaaaggggggggcgaattataggggaaatcggaggggatgagagttctgaggtttagatccaacaaggtcgggttttgccttataattctgtttcccgcacacgcatcgatcgatgcgtttttgaacaaatacggatcgatcgatcacattcttacgctttggtccatcttagtgatcgatcgatccgtttttggacatatatccatcgatcgatccgtttataaaaaaacttacaagattttccgaggacattccgaggaacacttgagattctcgatcgatcgatgggataatctcatcgatcgatcacatttttacggtccggtccatcttagtgatcgatcgatccgtttttggacatatatccatcgatcgatatgtttataaaaaaaacttacaagattttccgaggacattccgaggaacatttgagattctcgatcgatcgatgggataatctcatcgatcgatcacattcttacgcttggtccatcttagtgatcgatcgatgcgtttttggacatatatccatcgatcgatccgtttataaaacaaaattgacgtattgaaaccccaaacactagttcctcggaatttcttcggaatattccgaggaaattccgaggaagaagagggtttcctcggagttccctcggaataatccccgaggaaattccgagaaaatagggtttttaaacagaaaacaacgttttacggtttgaataacacctatataacccttattaagtgtcttacgttcattatgaagtcaaatatttgttccttaccgtatataacacttttccgattgtttgaacgaaatcccacaacataagagaaacacttataccttttaaagaacggtaaagggaatactttcattAGTTTTGaattgttatttcatggttttatgctcatctatacaaagaatcctcaatggtatgcattacaattgtataagaaatgaaatacggcaaaaaaaattgatgttttgaaaccccaccCCAAACTAGTTCtcgtatttcctcggaatattccgaggaaattccgacggatattttactatccgtcggaatttcctcggaatattttcattttaccgggcaaatgtttcgcgaaaattaaaattagaattctgacgataatgtccgtcggaccctaggttttaaccacgagccccttcttcttccccatttctctcttcttcctctacgcgactcctctcttctctccggcgatttccccctgaaatccgacgatatctccctgaaatccgacgatatctccctgaaatccgacgatatctccggcgatctcccccttctcttacacaaatcatgtaaggaccctatcccactctcttaggtctaTTGGTTAgttttttgtgtagttttgatagattttttgttaggtgattggttaggattgtgatttggttgtatatactaggt comes from Brassica napus cultivar Da-Ae unplaced genomic scaffold, Da-Ae ScsIHWf_1046;HRSCAF=1464, whole genome shotgun sequence and encodes:
- the LOC111208077 gene encoding uncharacterized protein LOC111208077 isoform X1, whose protein sequence is MTLRPSFRSRGNPSKAASASRGSDRNQGGSFLISMKEVLDDGGSKPVVETTPTEVVAQDAAPLPEVQVPEADYQAPKGTSEVEPSRHKRPRTDQGGAPTRSSSSSSRGGTVGWSFTHSKPGSILDDSWGLAAIMRHLKSVGCPLPALKDLTNRDEYLDIAHCMGQLAGAVNRAQLRFENALCAAPNAGELAEVTEMVKAAKADLDQARVRISELEAEVTRLGSKADAQQGEIESQKLDIQVKSRRINDLEAARKIAEHQVRELIASSQDSQKNKEAEVKLAVREGKKEVAEAYGKILVCVKEKFARKKDEVNALVYAQELQANADLLKDMLNNKIQSVEEEYNQLVALLPEATTAYEKAQVSDFSVSKLPLPQISESSAPVEAAIGGDGNVVDEGVPAGAGDPIQEEKED
- the LOC111208077 gene encoding uncharacterized protein LOC111208077 isoform X2; translation: MTLRPSFRSRGNPSKAASASRGSDRNQGGSFLISMKEVLDDGGSKPVVETTPTEVVAQDAAPLPEVQVPEADYQAPKGTSEVEPSRHKRPRTDQGGAPTRSSSSSSRGGTVGWSFTHSKPGSILDDSWGLAAIMRHLKSVGCPLPALKDLTNRDEYLDIAHCMGQLAGAVNRAQLRFENALCAAPNAGELAEVTEMVKAAKADLDQARVRISELEAEVTRLGSKADAQQGEIESQKLDIQVKSRRINDLEAARKIAEHQVRELIASSQDSQKNKEAEVKLAVREGKKEVAEAYGKILVCVKEKFARKKDEVNALVYAQELQANADLLKDMLNNKIQSVEEEYNQLVALLPEATTAYEKAQVSDFSVSKLPLPQISESSVEAAIGGDGNVVDEGVPAGAGDPIQEEKED